Proteins encoded by one window of Blautia argi:
- a CDS encoding aldose epimerase family protein, whose amino-acid sequence MTEIKCIKWKNLEGIQMENNTVSVVILPRLGGKLASLQYKKTKFEFAAQMKEQQYQIPGRDAEFEKFDASGLDDAFPSIAGSRVMSRNGEKVYPDHGEIWSSPFEYEIGRECVHLSFRSTRFSYTYEKTLELKENQVIIYYHICNEQKEPFPCLWAFHGLMRYEEDMELWYPKEVDSFENVLFSQELGAAERHVPIWNKEYDFSKVPARESGTMVKYYADKKIKSGFCGYRYPSYGMECVIEYNAQKLPYLGTWITAGGYRGDYNCAMEPANGYYDDIYIAEKNNSLYLLEKENPLDFHIKITMREMNKVSR is encoded by the coding sequence ATGACAGAGATTAAATGTATAAAATGGAAAAATTTAGAAGGAATTCAAATGGAAAATAATACGGTTTCGGTTGTTATTCTTCCAAGGCTTGGAGGAAAGCTGGCATCTTTGCAATATAAAAAGACAAAGTTTGAATTTGCGGCTCAGATGAAAGAACAACAGTATCAGATTCCCGGAAGGGATGCTGAATTCGAAAAATTTGATGCTTCAGGGCTGGACGATGCATTTCCCAGCATTGCAGGCAGCAGGGTTATGAGCAGAAACGGAGAAAAAGTTTATCCGGACCATGGGGAAATCTGGAGCAGTCCTTTTGAATATGAGATTGGCAGAGAGTGTGTACATTTATCCTTCAGAAGCACAAGATTTTCTTATACGTATGAGAAGACATTAGAACTGAAAGAAAATCAGGTGATTATTTATTATCATATTTGCAACGAACAGAAAGAACCATTTCCCTGCCTTTGGGCTTTTCATGGGTTAATGCGGTATGAAGAGGATATGGAGTTATGGTATCCCAAGGAAGTCGACAGCTTTGAAAATGTTCTTTTCAGTCAGGAACTGGGAGCAGCAGAAAGGCATGTTCCCATTTGGAATAAAGAATATGATTTTTCTAAGGTGCCGGCAAGAGAATCCGGAACCATGGTGAAATATTATGCAGATAAAAAAATAAAGTCTGGATTTTGCGGATATCGTTATCCCAGTTATGGGATGGAATGTGTGATAGAATACAATGCACAGAAGCTGCCTTATTTGGGAACATGGATTACCGCAGGCGGCTATCGTGGGGATTATAACTGTGCCATGGAACCTGCTAATGGATATTATGATGATATTTATATTGCAGAAAAAAATAACAGCCTGTATTTATTAGAAAAAGAAAATCCTTTAGACTTTCATATAAAAATTACAATGAGGGAAATGAACAAAGTCAGCAGGTAA
- a CDS encoding alpha-galactosidase, whose protein sequence is MAIMNYDNRVFALQTKNTSYILGISENGTLENLYWGKKIEHGEDFLGESGKNPTINMQEPQNVREECSSFGGMRFKETSLKVLFSDGVRDFRCKAEGFVREENHLEFILEDIKYPFEVHLHYQVFPEEDVIKKWRVAVNKGEDPVVLERFYSAEYGLPGEGYESINYKGRWGAEFLAHSEPVNSGKKVYESLYGLTAHTVNPIFMIHKQAGETCGEVYYGALEYSGNFKTVIEAVNSNFLNILIGISDTDFAWELGAGESFETPAVYAGYSDAGFQKMTHTIHNFCKKYLMPKEFAKKPLPVLYNSWYSTTFAVHCDEQIELAKRAAKMGVELFVIDDGWFIGRKDDTAGLGDWHVDKEKFPKGLSELADKVHELGMKFGVWIEPEMVNPKSQLFQLHPEWIYQYPGREVLMGRNQYELDMANPQVVDYLITIFDQLLTETKIEYIKWDMNRYASEMGSESLDKNQWKELSVRNTKGVYRLIEELRRRHPEVEFEACASGGGRVDFGAMRYFDEYWPSDNTDALDRLSIQESYSYLYPVKYMRAWLTDDFGMDRRKIPLQFSMYSAMCGSLGIGIDLNSTSDKKMEEIASYIKVYKEIRETVQFGDLYRLCSLKTDKIQAVQYVKDRESVVFIFLDHEQYGDAFHCVKLRGLEENQVYQFELEGIQYEKTGAFLMNRGVQVKLYGDYDSKLLRFKKKG, encoded by the coding sequence ATGGCTATTATGAATTATGACAATAGAGTGTTTGCACTTCAGACAAAGAATACCAGCTATATTCTGGGAATATCAGAAAATGGAACATTGGAAAACTTGTATTGGGGTAAAAAAATAGAGCATGGAGAAGATTTTCTCGGAGAATCCGGCAAAAATCCAACTATTAATATGCAGGAACCGCAAAATGTAAGAGAAGAATGTTCTTCTTTTGGCGGAATGCGTTTTAAGGAAACATCTTTGAAAGTGTTATTTTCAGATGGAGTAAGAGATTTTCGCTGTAAGGCAGAGGGTTTTGTAAGAGAAGAAAATCATCTGGAGTTTATATTGGAAGATATAAAATATCCTTTTGAAGTACATCTTCATTATCAGGTCTTCCCGGAAGAAGATGTGATAAAAAAATGGAGAGTTGCGGTAAATAAAGGAGAAGACCCGGTTGTATTAGAACGCTTTTATTCTGCTGAGTACGGGCTTCCTGGGGAAGGATATGAAAGCATTAACTATAAGGGGCGCTGGGGAGCTGAGTTTTTAGCTCACAGTGAACCGGTAAATTCAGGAAAAAAGGTATATGAAAGTCTTTATGGATTAACAGCACATACAGTCAATCCGATTTTTATGATTCATAAACAGGCAGGAGAAACCTGTGGAGAGGTATATTACGGGGCTTTAGAATATTCTGGAAACTTTAAGACAGTTATAGAAGCCGTGAACAGTAATTTTCTAAACATTCTCATAGGAATCAGTGATACAGATTTTGCATGGGAACTGGGCGCCGGAGAAAGTTTTGAAACCCCGGCTGTTTATGCGGGATATTCAGATGCAGGATTTCAGAAGATGACACATACCATACACAATTTCTGTAAAAAGTACCTTATGCCGAAAGAATTTGCCAAGAAGCCGTTGCCGGTACTCTATAATTCCTGGTATTCTACGACCTTTGCAGTTCATTGTGATGAGCAGATAGAACTGGCCAAAAGGGCAGCCAAAATGGGAGTGGAATTATTCGTTATTGATGACGGTTGGTTTATAGGAAGAAAAGATGATACAGCCGGTCTGGGAGATTGGCATGTAGACAAAGAAAAATTTCCAAAAGGACTGTCAGAATTGGCGGATAAAGTACATGAGTTGGGAATGAAATTTGGCGTTTGGATTGAGCCGGAGATGGTAAATCCCAAGAGTCAGTTATTCCAGTTACACCCAGAATGGATTTATCAATACCCGGGAAGAGAAGTACTCATGGGCAGGAACCAATATGAATTAGATATGGCGAATCCTCAAGTGGTGGATTATCTGATCACAATCTTTGACCAGCTTTTGACAGAAACAAAAATTGAATATATTAAATGGGATATGAACCGTTATGCAAGTGAAATGGGTTCTGAATCATTGGATAAGAATCAGTGGAAAGAACTCTCGGTACGAAATACAAAAGGTGTGTATCGGTTAATTGAGGAACTTCGCAGACGCCATCCAGAAGTGGAGTTTGAAGCTTGTGCGTCTGGAGGCGGAAGAGTGGATTTTGGAGCAATGCGGTATTTTGATGAATACTGGCCAAGTGACAATACAGATGCTCTGGACAGGTTATCTATTCAGGAGTCTTATAGCTATTTATACCCAGTAAAATACATGCGGGCATGGCTTACAGATGATTTTGGCATGGACAGAAGAAAAATTCCTCTTCAGTTCTCCATGTACAGCGCTATGTGCGGTTCTTTGGGCATTGGAATCGACTTAAACAGTACGTCTGATAAAAAAATGGAGGAGATTGCTTCTTATATAAAAGTATATAAAGAAATCAGAGAAACCGTGCAGTTTGGAGATTTATACAGACTTTGTTCTTTAAAGACAGATAAAATCCAGGCGGTACAATATGTGAAAGATAGAGAAAGTGTTGTATTTATCTTTTTGGATCATGAACAGTATGGAGATGCTTTCCATTGTGTGAAACTTCGTGGTTTAGAAGAAAATCAGGTATATCAGTTTGAATTGGAAGGCATACAGTATGAAAAAACAGGCGCTTTTCTTATGAACAGAGGAGTTCAGGTGAAACTGTATGGTGACTATGACAGCAAACTGCTTCGATTCAAAAAGAAGGGATAA